The Megalops cyprinoides isolate fMegCyp1 chromosome 15, fMegCyp1.pri, whole genome shotgun sequence region cacacattcTCCTTCCATACTCACACATAGAATGCATATCCTACAACCTGCACAACAAGATTGTCTGTCTGAAACTCTTCAATAACCATCAGGACTCATTATCTGCAGGTGTTATGGCTtgtacaaaacatattttaatataatttgtGATATTCACAGGGTGAGACATGCttctgtacataaatatatatactatatataaatatacatatatgtttatttataaatattttgtcttAATCTGTATATCTGTTGATTATATTTGAATAGATTTTATCAGTTCTTTGTTCCTCTGTTCTGTTATGTTCAGTTGAGATTGTGATAAAATCACCTctcaaagtcatagaaaactACTTGACTCGCATGGAGAtagtaatttaaaataaaagttatttattaattatagcTGTACTTATTAGAACCGATAGTGTGTGGGCTCAGGGCACAGCACTACAAAACTGCATGTTGTAGATTTGATCATGGCTGGATCCTGGAGGCTGTAAAGGTGGCAGGCACTGAGAGGTCCTGCTCAGCTGCAGAGTTCTTGAAGCTTTCGTTGGGTTGTTGGGAAAGGGTATACTCTGTGTGCCAGACCGCTATGTTCCCATGTTTGTAAGTTTTGAACTTTTGCTACTCAAGTGCAAATAAAAGGACCTTTGCTAAAGGTCAGGCCAGAGGTCAAGTGTTGCCTTCTTCTCCGTGGTTCATATGGTGCGCCATGATTCTTCATCGAAGGAACACATCTGAGGACTGTACTTGCTGTGGGACTTGAGAGCTGTTACCAGTGTAATGGACACACCTGTAGAAACTCACCTTAGAGTACTTTCTGGAACTCTGGGGTTAGGAAATCActttcccctttccctccttttGAGAGGATCCCTactctttttcctttccttagACCTGTCAGCTTTCCCAACCCAGCAGTTTTACATTGTGATGATTCATTGAATTGTTATAGCATTTGCTGGTAGGTTTCTGAGTCACACAGTGCTCACTTTCAGTTCGGGCACAATGTGTAGAGGGTGAGGATTCACAACTTGAAGTGTCCTGCAgtccacagacagagagggggaataTTCCTCAAAATTACACAGAGATACCTGAGTACTTAAAACACCTCTCTTAGGTTAAGCCACAGAGAACCTCCATCATTGAAACTGTCAGATTTCTTCACAACATTCAAAAGCACTGAAGAAATTCATTCAAGAAATACAATACAGAGATGCATACCAAACTCTGAATTGATTCAAGATGTACTCAGATGTTATTTCAAAGTATCCAAAACACTCAGCTAGTATGGCTTTATGACCTCTGTGTTTAACTGTGCCAGGTTACACTGCTTTTGTTGTATTGCTCCCTTGACAAGGTGGTTTCAGTATGACATAATGCGTTATGAATATGAGGCGTTGGTAAGAAGTCTGAAGAATGAAGTCTCTCATTAGCGATTTAGAACCAGGATAACGTAAATACTGTACTGCCGTTTTCAAACAAATAACTCAAAGGGAGTGGTGAAAATGGGTCTGCATGTTTAAATAAAGAGATCCCACTAAAGGGAGAAGTtttactgtgtttatgtgtatatttcaAGAACTTtgacactgaaaatgcacatttttgatgatgatgatgatgatgatgatgatgatgatgtaaatAGCAGAGTTATATGATTAAGGAGAATGTTTAAGAAACTTAGAATGTCAGCACACAACTAGTTTTAAATGAATCTATGTCGTTTTACTgtttacaaatgtgaaaatggtttaaaacaaGGCTGTGAATCTTAATTACACACAGGCTCCCCGTGTCTTGACTGAAGCTTCCAGAATCATGCAGGGATGCAACAGAAAAACTCAGGATGCTAAAGAATTTGAGAAATGCATGGATGAGTCCCGATCCATGACTACCTGTGTCCGGCTGCCCAGGCGCTCATTGTATCTGCACCACTGACTGACCCACAACACAAGCACCTCACGGGTAATGTCACTCAATTCAGCTAGATGCATAGGAATAATGTATGTGCGACTTGTAATATCAAGATCGCTATCGAAGACTCCGGCTGTTTTCAGCAGTTTCATACCCACACAATcgctttgttctgctgggagGTGTTCTACCTGAAGAAAAATGGATAACAACATACTTCGCCACCATGTGTTTCTCCGTAAGCGTTTTAGACTGAAATTTAGTTCTCTATGTGTAAGCAAGTCTTCCCAGTTAGCCAGCTACCCACATTTATCAAAACCAATTAATTAATTCGAATGTTATTACTgctcttttattattattacttattattactACCACCAAAATGCCCTAAATCTCACGACTTTCAGAAAATGTCCGATGCGAAAGACATAAAAGACCGCCTATCTTTAACAGCTTCAGCCCCCTTGTTACCCCTTGCGCTAGTTTACATACCAGCTAACTTGCTAATAACCTTAACACTGGTTACTGTCTAGCTCGTTATAGCCTCGACAACTCAGATTCGCATCAGCCAGCAAGCTAACCTGGCAGTAAAAGCTAGATGGCTACAACGGCACTGAGTGGGCGACACCAGAGCCATGGAGAGAGAACCAGGTCTCTGCACGGATCTGGGCGAAACTAGCCAACGAGCTAAATCTGCTATTTTAGCAAAATGGTGCCGTCCTGGCACTAGGCTCGGCTACACCGTAAGGTGTTTCAGCCCCCGACAGCTACACTATAAGACCTCGCATCGCATGCAAATGCAACACTCTTACTTTATGCACGCATCTCTGTTTCCTCTATTTTCACAAAGCACATAACGATATGTCCTTGTATAACTACTTCAGCAAAATAGTGCAGTCCTGGCAACGGACAAGTACACTTTTGCTATAAGGGGAagacacagtggaaaaaagaaagatgcgTGCCTGATTTGGGTCGCTCTGGGACTTTCTCACGCTGAGAACCCACCAAATAATTACTTGCAATTGACGCGCGAGCGAACAATCGCCCCGTCCCTGGTGAACACGTCACTAAATGCACGCAATGAACTCTGGGAATTGCAGTTTGTTCGGTTCTCCCCAATATTCCCGCAACGTTGCCGTGACGTTGTAGCAACGTGATAACGTGCGCTGGCTGGGGACGGGTTTGGTAACTACTTCCGCTTATTTTCTTAAATCTCTTTATGAACTCTCTTTACAGATTCTAGCAAAAGAGGGTTTCACCAAAAGcttgtgaatttattttcagtgagcGTTAGCTAGCGAAGTTAGCACGCTAGCTCGCGAAATCGATGGCTCAAAACAATGGAAATAGTTCCCATTGGTCAATACAGCGACGTGTGGAGGGTTTGGTGAACAAACACATGGCAGACATGGCACTAGAAACGCTACAACAGAGGCTTAATGCTGTATCAGAAGAAATTACCCACCTGGCAGAAGATGCCGCAACTAGACGTGCGGATGATGTCCCAAGACGTGCAGAAGACATCCCAAGACGCGCAGATGTTAATTTTGAGGCGGAATCACAGTCAGAGCTACACCATACCGGAGGTGCTGGAGAAAAGTTCATGCCAGCAGCTTCATCTTCAGGTAAACTGTTAATCACAGTCCTTGCTGACGTTAAGCAGTATTACGCACTTAAAACTTGATGTGGGAAATTATCAGCTAGGAGGAACGcctggataaaaatgtaaacaaggcAACGGATTATTATATTCGAGCATTTTTTTACTCCGCAGTTTCTGTAGGCATATAATTTGTTACCATAGCAGCTATATGTCTGCAACTTGTTTGCTCCGCAGGCGGAAATGTCACCCCTCTTAAATGAGTTTAAGTGAAAGTCTCAGCTGTTTTACATCAACTTCATGGACCTAGCTTGTGcattatcaaattaaaaattggTACAATGCCCTCTTTGACAGAACAACAGAGTATGATTACAGATTGTTGTTAGAGGTAATAGAATGCAGGTCATTATCATAGttggttattatttattaattagttattattaattaatgcaattaattttaagTTGTTAATGTCAATTCATTTATAGACACATTATTCTTGTAACATCAGTCTGCTGTATCCATGGGGGACTAATACAGCAAGGCTGCAGCCTGTGGTTACATCATCGCGCCAGCCGTCTAGTACCAAAAGACAAAGCGAAATTGGTGAGTCgaagtgaaataaattcatatattCATTCCCTCCCGCAGAGACGGCGGCGCAGAGGAAAATCATCTCGCTTTTGATTGAGATTaaggaggagcagcagaagcAGTGGGCAGTGttgaaggagctgcaggccaGGATGCAGGGACCGGTGTGTGACGACGAGGTGGAGTCACTCGACATCGATCTGCCACTG contains the following coding sequences:
- the si:dkey-187a12.4 gene encoding uncharacterized protein si:dkey-187a12.4, translating into MAQNNGNSSHWSIQRRVEGLVNKHMADMALETLQQRLNAVSEEITHLAEDAATRRADDVPRRAEDIPRRADVNFEAESQSELHHTGGAGEKFMPAASSSETAAQRKIISLLIEIKEEQQKQWAVLKELQARMQGPVCDDEVESLDIDLPLRSMEQLDETERHLEDAGAQKKMVSHLSRMGGATVDDAVRRLMQAVLSFGVGSELNWVGRGQKRSFRNTRLQGVLFRALKRTPVGKEATHHQFADVVKKWLRFAPFRQGGSGRRQHYKPSVEYMCSE